The window CATCCAATTTTCCCTTTAACCCATTGAGATCTCCGTTTGGATTAGGATAGAATAAATAAAATACTTTAACAACGCCGTCACCTTTCATTTGTTTCAATAGATTAGTAACTGCATCTGTTGCATTCTTAATAAAAGGTGTGCTTTCATTATATGGTGCAGGAGTCCAACCTTGCAGACAATCGTTCCCGCCACCATCCATTATTACATACTTAACTTTACCGGAACTAATACCATTTGCGTACTGAGAAGGAATTCCATTATTTGCTAGTGTTGCTCCAGATACCGGATTGTTTCTAAATCTATCATTTGCACCTAAAACACCAGCATTTCTAGCTTCATTTTCCAAGGCTCTGACAATTTCACCGGACAAGGCAAAATAAGAATCGCCAATAATCATAACATCGCTTCCATTGATTTGAGGGGTTGCAGCAAAAATAGTTGCTGGTGCAAAACTTGTCAGAATAATAGCCATGATGATAGAAAATAAGAGTTTTTTCATGATTTTTACCTCCAAAAAATTTTTTTATAGATGAATTCACTTTTATTCTAAAATTTTTATTGTGAGGTTTTTATAATTTATATAAATACATTCTGGGAATTCATTTTATTACATTATATTACAAATTAATGATTATATAAAGAAAATATTGTAAGAATATACAAATTGATTCTACGGCAATAACTGATCGCATTTTAGGAAATAATTTACTTTTTATGTAAATTTAAGTTATAATTAATTGAAGTAAAATTTACAGACTTGAAAGTCCTATGTAATTCTATGGCAAGTTATGGTAAAAACAAAAAATTATATACCGTTCACCTGAAATATGCAGTTAAACAGAAAGGTGGTGGTCTTTATGAACAATGATTATTTAATTCTTTCAGAGTAAAGCGGTATATGCTATATTATTAAATCAGTTATTCGCCTATAGTTTTACATTTTCAGGACAGGTCTAACATCTTTCATGGCATTAATTGCTAATCTCAAAAATTTCAGGAGGGTAATACATGATTAATAATACTAGATTAAAAAGCAGGTTAAAAGCAACTATTGTTACATTAATTATGATAGTATCAATTATGATACCACAACTTACCTTTGCCCAAGGTACATACGATAGCGTTTATGGACCGGAACCAACACCGGCTGGAGGATTCTTCTGGTGGAAGTATTCAAATGACGTGAATGTAAAGACTTACAACACCTTCGATGCTACAGAGTCTGTAGAAGCTAATGTGACTGCTGATGCCAAAGGTGAATTTTCATGGGCTGGTCAAAAATTTTCTATTGGCGTTTCTGGCACAGTTAAATGTATATTTACTCGAAGCCGCTACGATTCATGGAGAGAATATGATAGACGATGGATAGAATTGAGAGACAGTACTTACACTGGTCATGACTATCTCCAGCATTGTAAAGTTTGGCAGAACCATGTTTACAACGGCTGGGTTTTAGGAAACTATTCAAAAGTCTAATTGCTATATAGTTTATGCAGTTAACAAAACGAGACTATAAATAATTTTGTGTATAAAGCCTTTTAGACTCAATGATGGATAAGTATTTCCAAAGTATTAGCTCTCAAAAATTTAATATTTTTTCAATTATTGCCAGATTGTTCTATTATATAGATTATATCTGGCAATAATTTTTAATAGTTATTTCTGTGCTTATACTTGTATTTTGCGTATCGGTACCCGTACTAATTCTCAAGTATGATTGAATTAATACCATTGATAAAAGCTAATGCACTTGCTTTAATAACATCTGTATCCATAGCACGAGCAGAATAAATTTTTTGATTATTATAGCCAATTCTTATGCTTACTCTTCCAAGTGCTTCCTTTCCTCTGGACATGCTATTAATTTTATACTCTTTTAGGTCTATATCCAATCCAACTATGTTTTTAATTGCAGAGTATAAAGCATCAATTGGTCCGTCTCCAACAGAACTATTTATAATAATTTCTTTTCCTTTCTTCATTTTTACTGTTGCAGTTGGAAAAATATCGTTACTGACTACCTGAAAAGATATTAACTCATATAAGTCAATTCCTTCGAATTGATTTCCTGCGTTATTGGCTAATGCTTTTTCATTACTGTATTTTTCAATTAAGTAGTAAATATCATGGTCATAGACTTCCTTCTTTACGTCAGCTAATTCAAGGAATTTATTGAAAAGATACTCAAAGCTTTCATCATCTTTAAATTTGCAGCCAATTTTTTCTGCTGCACTTTTGAATGCATGATGACCTGACCTTGCTGTCAAAATAATTTCCATATTTTCCACACCCACATCTTCCGGGGAAATAACTTCATAAACATCCCTTGACTTTAACAATCCGTCTTGATGAATACCCGAAGAATGTGCGAAAGCATTATCACCAGTAATGGCCTTGTTTACCTGTATATCAAGACCTGTTAAATTACTAACCAATCGAGAAGCTTTACATATTTCCTTTGTAACAATATTTGTATATGCATTGTAGTATTCAGCACGAAGTTTCAGCCCCATCACAACTTCCTCAAGTGCAGCGTTACCGGCTCTTTCACCAAGACCATTTATAGTACACTCTATCTTGTCTGCTCCATTTTTTATTGCAATTAGTGTATTCGCTGTTGCTAATCCTGTATCATTATGACAGTGAACACTTAGTATTACCTTATCATTCATATTCTTTAGACGATAGTTTATCTTTTTTACTAATTCTCCAAATTCCTCAGGTACTGCATACCCGACTGTATCAGGAATATTAATCATGGTCGCCCCAGCCTTTACAACCGCTTCAATCGTTTTCCAAAGATATTCAAAATCAGACCTTGAAGCATCTTCTGTTGAATACTGGACATCAGGCAAAAGTGTCTTTGCATACTTTACCGCACTAACTCCCATTTCTAAAACCTCGTCCTTTGACCTGTTGAACTTTTTCTCAACATGTACGGAAGAAGTACCGAGTACAATGTGAATTAATGGATTTTTAGCATACTTTATACTTTGATAGACTGCATCAATATCATTCTTTACTGCCCTGGCAAGTGCTGTTATAGTGCGGTCTTTACCAATACTCGCGACAATTTCCTTTACTGCGTTAAAATCCCCCTGTGAAGAGGCTGGAAAACCCGCTTCAATAATGTCTACATTTAAAGCTTTAAGTTGATGGGCCAACTCGAGTTTTTCATACAAATTCAGCTTTGCCCCCGGTACCTGTTCACCATCCCTTAATGTTGTATCAAGTACAAGTATTTTTCTACTCATAAAAAATCCTCCATTCTCAATCTCATATTATATATTTGAATCAGTTTAATGGCTAAACCCGGAATTTAACCATTAAAAAAACCCCATCTCTGTTATAGAGACGAGGTTTACTCGCGGTACCACTCTAATTAATTAATTAATAACTCACTTTTCAATGGCAAATACCATCTATCCTTATAACGGTGGAACTCCGGCTCACCCTACATTATCGGGCTGCAGTTCATGGATGAGTTCAAACCCTAAAAAACTATCGGTTCACACCAACTACCGACTCTCTGAAAGTTTTTAAGACTTCTACTATTTCCAATCATTACTTTTAATATTTACTTTATAATACCTATAAAAAATTTTTTAGTCAATACCTTTTCAAAATTTATATTGTACTATGTTATAAATACCTTTCTAATATCAGTATTTATTATTGCTGAATCGTACAAAATAAAAAAGGCTCCATAGACTAAAAATCTACGAAACCCTCTTGGTGCCGAAGACCGGAATCGAACCGGTACGATATCACTATCGCTGGATTTTGAGTCCAGTGCGTCTGCCAGTTTCACCACTTCGGCATACATAACATCTGCTGCTTGTATATAGTAACACAGAAAATCAGATAACGCAATACTAAAATTACAAAAAACCAATAAATTTTAACATGCTATTTAATACCGCATATTTTCTTTACGAGGTAGTCTAAATCCTCATTTTTCTTAAACTTATATGTCCCCGAAATAATCTTTCTTGAAGCCTTGTAAGAATTAATAACATTGGTAAAATCTTTTTCACTTGTTATAATTCCTTTATCAAAAAGTTGTTTCATAACATCTTCTGAAATATGACCGTCTTCAATTTTGACTACAATATTTCGTTCTTTAGCATCAGTACTTGTTTTGTTTTTATTTTCGGTGGATGTTTTATCTGCAACCTCTTTTGAAGGCTGAGAAACTGTACTCACTCCCGGTGATTTTTCACTTGTGGTATCTGCGGCTGTACTGTCTGCTGCAGAATTATTTTCATTTAGCAATTTAACCGGTTCAATTAAACCATAGCCCTTGGCACGACTGATTATCTCATTTTTGGTTAAATCCTTTTGTGTCCCCCCGGAATAAATCATCCCTGTTATTGCGGTTATAATCATTCCGATACCGATACCCAACAAAATACTTTTCTCGTGGACTTTTCTCATCTGTATACTCCTATGCGAATATCACTTCTATATTGTAAAATTGCACTATTTACTGCCGCTTAAACCACGTATAAGTCCGATTTCACCTTTTCCCATTTTCATTTTCTCTGCAATTTCGTCATTACTAAAGCCCTGTTCAATTAGTTGCAGTACTTGTTTTCTTCTGCTGTTAAGTACTAATTTTGAAGGCTTTTCAATGTCTTCCCTTGTATCAATTATTTCATCGTTTGCCTCGTTTTGCTGCTTTATACCGCTTTGCATATTCCTATAGCTCTGGATATTTGTAAGCTTCTGAATATCCTGATTAATTTGCTGATTAATTTTATCTACTTCAGTTGACAGCTCCGGAGTTGAAATAATCGGTTCCTCTATCTGTATCTGTTGTTGAATTTGATTAACAGGTTTTTCTTCAACTTTATCTTGGTCATCCATATCTTTAACTTTTTTAAAAAATTCCTGATTTTTTTCAGAAATAACTGTTACAACGTAATCAGACATTCTGTTAAGTTCATGTATCATTTCTTCTGAATCCTGAATTAGCCCAAACATCTCATCTTTTTTGCGATCAAATTCTTTAAAAAAGTCTTTACCGTTAGCCCTATCCATTAAAATAAGGAAAAGAGATACTGCTACCAAAATAACTCCCAAGAATATTATAGTAACGTAAAATGCTCCCATATCCACCTCTAGAACTTATCCTTTGTTTTATCAGACCCGAATGTCTATTGTGGGTCTGTCATCATCTTTATTCTGCCGTTTCTTTTTCTTTTCATTCTGCCTTGAACTATCTCTTTCCTGCTTTTCTTTAACACGATCATTTTGTACATTTTCTCTATTAACAACCTGTTTCAGCTTATTGTCTATTTTTGTCTGACCGGCTGTTTGTTGCTGCTGATGAATTGCCTGATTTTTATTAACATCATCGTTATAGATCTTTGATACTTCAGATGTCTTTGGAACTACCATCTGAAAATCTATAGGTTTTATTGACAAAAAAACCGCCCCCTATGCCGGATTTATTTAACTAATCCTTAGAAATACTTGTAATAAGCATATGGAAAGAGCATTAGCCAGCCTCTTATTACTTGTCAATAGCTCCAACACGTACATCTGCTCCGTCTCTGTACAAGGTACAGTATTGAAGAGGTTCTTTTACATACATCATACATGTTCCTATTGAAACCTTTACTCCGGGATAAATAAAACTTAGTGCACGTATCTTGCCATTGCCTTCCTGTTGCAACTTTTCATCCAAAATAGAAATTTCCTGTTTTACTTCCTGAATCTTTGTTGATAAATATACTTTTGTCCGGACACTCTTTGTTAAAATTTCCTGCTTATCCGGAGTCAATACACCCGCACTTTCCATTTTGCGTAATATTGTTATTGCCTGATCAGCCTTTTTTATGTCACTTTCCATTGAAACTATTTCTTCTCTTGCATTTTTATATCTTTCTCTTACAGAAGGATCTACACCTACTTCAACATCTGTAATTGTAGCCATATGTGATCCAATAACCTTTGCAACTACAATGTTGCCGACCTTACAGGTGCCTCCCACCAGAAGTCCCTTGTTTCCGGTAAGCTC of the Ruminiclostridium papyrosolvens DSM 2782 genome contains:
- a CDS encoding DUF6115 domain-containing protein, with amino-acid sequence MGAFYVTIIFLGVILVAVSLFLILMDRANGKDFFKEFDRKKDEMFGLIQDSEEMIHELNRMSDYVVTVISEKNQEFFKKVKDMDDQDKVEEKPVNQIQQQIQIEEPIISTPELSTEVDKINQQINQDIQKLTNIQSYRNMQSGIKQQNEANDEIIDTREDIEKPSKLVLNSRRKQVLQLIEQGFSNDEIAEKMKMGKGEIGLIRGLSGSK
- a CDS encoding dockerin type I domain-containing protein — its product is MKKLLFSIIMAIILTSFAPATIFAATPQINGSDVMIIGDSYFALSGEIVRALENEARNAGVLGANDRFRNNPVSGATLANNGIPSQYANGISSGKVKYVIMDGGGNDCLQGWTPAPYNESTPFIKNATDAVTNLLKQMKGDGVVKVFYLFYPNPNGDLNGLKGKLDALRPIMQSTVANAAVKPETYFFDIRPTWDGHLSEYTLSDGIHPTTAGSVATAKAMWAEMQKVNFFGTSAPEIKYGDYNNDGSVDSLDVLAFKMYLLNSERTYTKVLDLNDDNTVDSIDFAIMKQYLLGIVKTLPYK
- a CDS encoding 2-isopropylmalate synthase — encoded protein: MSRKILVLDTTLRDGEQVPGAKLNLYEKLELAHQLKALNVDIIEAGFPASSQGDFNAVKEIVASIGKDRTITALARAVKNDIDAVYQSIKYAKNPLIHIVLGTSSVHVEKKFNRSKDEVLEMGVSAVKYAKTLLPDVQYSTEDASRSDFEYLWKTIEAVVKAGATMINIPDTVGYAVPEEFGELVKKINYRLKNMNDKVILSVHCHNDTGLATANTLIAIKNGADKIECTINGLGERAGNAALEEVVMGLKLRAEYYNAYTNIVTKEICKASRLVSNLTGLDIQVNKAITGDNAFAHSSGIHQDGLLKSRDVYEVISPEDVGVENMEIILTARSGHHAFKSAAEKIGCKFKDDESFEYLFNKFLELADVKKEVYDHDIYYLIEKYSNEKALANNAGNQFEGIDLYELISFQVVSNDIFPTATVKMKKGKEIIINSSVGDGPIDALYSAIKNIVGLDIDLKEYKINSMSRGKEALGRVSIRIGYNNQKIYSARAMDTDVIKASALAFINGINSIILEN